Proteins encoded together in one Anopheles darlingi chromosome 3, idAnoDarlMG_H_01, whole genome shotgun sequence window:
- the LOC125957022 gene encoding tubulointerstitial nephritis antigen-like, whose protein sequence is MLSWLPLLMLVAVAAAQSSRFRAEFPGPYCAARRDRCCHDRQDGCAQPISSTMCYCDEFCDRGEHGDCCPDYEEVCLGMTTPVPPGPLQSCVHKNRYFTPFDPPVVDNCNTCKCNIDGTVTCTDDVCLVDDDLLRQLHHLERSIGWKAGNYSEWWGRKYDEGKVLRLGTFQPKIPVKAMKRLSNRGGPLPSHFDAADHWPRLVGEARDQGWCGSSWALSTTTMASDRFAILSKGREQVQLAPQQLLACVRRQQACSGGHLDTAWQYLRRVGVVNDECYPYIAAKNQCKISDGDTLVSANCELPANVNRTAMYRMGPAYSLNNETDIMTEIKERGTVQAILRVYRDFFSYQNGIYRHSAAATPAEERSAYHSVRLIGWGEERVGYDMVKYWIAVNSWGTWWGENGRFRILRGTNECEIESYVLASNPYVHQHVQTVRNVGDLQELIVGTGYVPHPSRQRPYPTHRRG, encoded by the exons ATGTTGTCCTGGCTGCcattgttgatgctggtggcggtAGCAGCCGCCCAGTCGAGTCGCTTCCGAGCGGAGTTCCCCGGACCTTACTGTGCGGCGCGACGTGATCGATGCTGCCACGATCGTCAGGATGGTTGCGCCCAACCAATCTCTT caACGATGTGCTACTGTGATGAGTTTTGCGATAGAGGCGAACATGGTGATTGCTGTCCGGATTACGAGGAGGTGTGCCTGGGTATGACGACGCCGGTGCCGCCGGGTCCTTTGCAAAGCTGCGTCCACAAGAACCGCTACTTTACACCCTTCGATCCACCAGTAGTCGACAACTGTAACACTTG CAAATGTAATATCGATGGTACCGTCACTTGCACCGACGACGTTTGCCTGGTCGATGACGATCTGCTGCGCCAGCTGCATCATCTGGAGCGCTCGATCGGTTGGAAGGCCGGTAACTACAGTGAATGGTGGGGCCGGAAGTATGACGAGGGTAAGGTGCTGCGTCTCGGTACGTTCCAGCCCAAGATTCCGGTGAAGGCGATGAAGCGGCTGAGTAACCGAGGCGGTCCGCTGCCTTCCCACTTCGATGCGGCCGACCATTGGCCAAGGCTAGTCGGTGAGGCGCGTGATCAAG GTTGGTGTGGATCTTCCTGGGCCTTGTCGACGACTACGATGGCATCGGATCGCTTCGCTATTCTATCGAAGGGCCGGGAGCAGGTACAGCTGGCTCCACAGCAGTTgctggcgtgcgtgcgtcgtcAGCAGGCTTGTAGTGGTGGTCATCTGGATACGGCCTGGCAGTATCTTCGCAGAGTCGG AGTCGTGAACGATGAGTGCTACCCTTACATTGCCGCTAAGAACCAGTGCAAGATCAGTGACGGCGATACGCTTGTCAGTGCCAACTGTGAGCTGCCGGCGAATGTGAACCGTACCGCGATGTACCGGATGGGTCCGGCGTACAGTCTGAACAACGAAACCGACATCATGACCGAAATCAAGGAGCGTGGAACCGTTCAAG CTATTCTGCGCGTGTATCGGGATTTCTTCTCCTACCAGAACGGTATCTATCGTCATTCGGCTGCGGCCACACCGGCAGAGGAACGTTCGGCTTACCACTCGGTGCGACTGATCGGTTGGGGCGAGGAACGCGTTGGCTATGATATGGTCAAGTATTGG ATCGCCGTCAACTCTTGGGGCACCTGGTGGGGTGAGAATGGTCGCTTCCGCATCCTGCGTGGCACGAACGAGTGTGAAATCGAGAGCTATGTGCTCGCCTCCAACCCTTACGTTCACCAGCACGTCCAGACGGTACGCAATGTGGGCGACCTGCAGGAGCTGATCGTCGGTACCGGTTACGTTCCCCATCCGAGCCGTCAGCGCCCCTATCCGACCCACAGACGTGGCTAA